The Platichthys flesus chromosome 10, fPlaFle2.1, whole genome shotgun sequence genome includes a window with the following:
- the cdan1 gene encoding codanin-1, whose protein sequence is MAALLESVLARKADIDTVTAWLRNRQENDRLSFSKAGPTVHKQEFVPFLLNFLREQSSKALTHGPTTPAKTPSRHRPAAHTQGVTDRRGCRSADDRAGSRSASRVQLFSQPNTSVSTGTEWDAAAQSESHCLSGVSALSSPSFTPTWSPASRPGSERRPSQRISLGDYMVSPPDQHHSPNLQTQKGRRKIGTGMAGQGRQGGGRGGHHSDENVRWDSGGKRSGRGGGGGYSRSNEQVSPPSVGQLNFNNLEDFPPVGSSPVSPAASKPSRRINPTPVSAERPHSKPKTCFTSTPFTKPTSPPPGTEALQGLMTVGSPLSLQEERELLKKEKSKRAQQVVPPLPPTLDPCTPTKAVFRIGSKVTPDQQTSSPEPSKVTFSSELDLLAELYCTCISENLVPNIFLELFFVMQLLTSRSPLSPQSDEQESLFAVNADVLERCYLQQVHNCVYFAVKVLEKQFQLVAHLDKCTLRLLAENERTVSFSPELRDRLAQAQDRSIAKLSPSASTFIHSVPFRPATDNRSNFGSDKAFHTFKKQRDIFYEILREWEDFHSEPGWNFSSSLGNRIRGMMNQLTAAGNHSHFARLFLKQLVQMCKGPRVNSSPGDAPDNDLLGMLGADGLGRLKRLEERLIQPQGVAGPCPPPSFPGHQEFFSDFLQAASCCQLNQHLQDSLCQQLLQLDEVSILSPPAPTAEGEEEGDGDMEQQDEKQRFTSVLLLARLLAKFLGFISFLPYQTSERPSREIQETAVALRSKSVPVLDVCAVLSNSVKRGRTILTVPWLVEFLSMLDSTGPLLLCYRTALGTLLLLYRRMLLRGSGEMCYLNKLLMLSVLGWLFQIPVIPEDIFFTSEFTEVAKLEDGNTSSTGLDCIPLVDQQLLYTCCPFLGEFRKLLAAFVSGSTAKTGGIIRKITPTSAELRDTPAANRSHQKLHVDLEQAFFHNQPPSLRRTVEFVAERIGSNGVKHMKATLVNELVERGEKMLRDGLEVPNSHPSKLNESISAQLCVAGLEALPRATRFCCEKSPEAIRILLPDETSPAVLTTSENITKRLATEKACSWLSANITALIRREWKSRYDRVMKAVGSPAAPDPGDVVELVAQEQSTTPKRKQGSERVISCPPHCSHSASLPSDILIEMKELLSIAVGPRTDGELPTASQLKTLLHRVGEALACRKFSTVMSELMLLNTTVLLACKLVSAELPVLPVSVCSGGGEVAAAPGAGSEPPVRSLLEQLAELWERDCCSSAPLHLLFSPLTVSAVLKANDTEWNNYLFLVRQLVDRGILSEVEVISHWRKLTNLALPAELIEKFQLQSQRIKLPSPLAELPSHMDMLQVSPQTVEGAT, encoded by the exons ATGGCGGCTCTTTTGGAAAGTGTCCTGGCGAGGAAAGCAGACATCGACACGGTCACCGCCTGGCTGAGGAATCGGCAG GAGAATGACAGGCTGTCGTTCAGTAAAGCCGGGCCTACGGTTCACAAGCAGGAGTTCGTCCCTTTCCTTTTAAATTTCctgagagagcagagcagcaagGCACTAACCCATGGCCCCACCACACCGGCCAAGACCCCCAGCCGCCACAggcctgctgcacacacacagggcgtCACCGACAGGAGGGGTTGCAGGTCTGCTGATGACAGAGCTGGGTCGCGGAGTGCCAGCCGGGTCCAGCTGTTTTCTCAGCCCAACACGTCTGTGTCGACGGGGACTGAGTGGGACGCGGCTGCTCAGTCCGAGTCCCACTGTCTCAGCGGGGTCAGCGCCCTCAGCAGCCCCTCCTTTACCCCGACATGGAGCCCTGCCTCCAGGCCCGGCTCCGAGCGCAGGCCCAGCCAGAGGATCAGTCTCGGGGACTACATGGTTTCCCCTCCGGACCAACACCACAGCCCAAACCTGCAAACGCAGAAAGGCCGAAGGAAGATTGGGACTGGCATGGCCGGACAAggaagacagggaggaggacgcGGAGGACATCACAGCGATGAGAATGTACGGTGGGACAGTGGGGGGAAGCGCTCAGgtagagggggaggaggagggtacAGTAGGTCAAATGAGCAGGTCTCACCTCCGTCTGTGGGGCAGCTCAACTTTAACAACTTGGAGGATTTCCCTCCGGTTGGGTCGTCACCGGTTTCCCCAGC GGCGTCCAAACCATCAAGGAGAATAAACCCGACACCAGTCAGTGCAGAGCGGCCACACTCCAAACCAAAGACCTGTTTCACCTCCACACCATTCACGAAGCCTACTTCCCCCCCGCCAGGGACGGAAGCTCTTCAAGGGCTGATGACAGTGGGCAGCCCGCTgagcctgcaggaggagagggagcttCTGAAGAAGGAGAA GTCAAAGCGAGCCCAGCAGGTCGTCCCTCCTTTGCCCCCCACTCTGGACCCTTGCACCCCGACCAAGGCCGTGTTTAGGATCGGGTCTAAAGTTACACCTGACCAGCAGACATCGAGCCCTGAACCCTCCAAAGTCACCTTCTCCTCGGAGCTGGATCTCTTGGCAGAACTGTATTGTACCTGCATTTCTG agAACCTTGTGCCAAACATCTTCCTGGAGCTTTTCTTTGTGATGCAGTTGTTGACGTCTCGGTCGCCTCTCTCTCCCCAAAGTGATGAACAGGAAAGCTTGTTTGCTGTAAATGCAG atgTTCTGGAGAGATGCTACCTACAACAAGTACACAACTGTGTGTATTTTGCAGTAAAGGTTCTTGAGAAGCAGTTTCA GTTGGTGGCTCATCTGGACAAGTGTACGCTGCGTCTGCTGGCAGAGAACGAGAGGACGGTGTCTTTCTCTCCAGAACTCAGGGACCGTCTCGCTCAAGCCCAGGACAGAAGCATAGCAAAG CTCTCTCCCTCAGCTTCTACTTTCATCCACTCAGTCCCGTTCCGTCCTGCCACAGACAACAGGTCCAACTTCGGCAGTGACAAGGCCTTCcacacttttaaaaaacagag AGATATTTTTTATGAGATACTGCGAGAATGGGAGGATTTTCACTCGGAACCAGGATGGAACTTTTCTTCATCTTTAGGAAACAGAATACG gggaatGATGAATCAATTGACCGCTGCTGGAAACCATTCTCACTTTGCGCGGCTGTTCCTGAAGCAGCTTGTTCAG atgtGTAAAGGCCCCCGTGTGAACAGCTCTCCCGGAGATGCCCCTGACAACGACTTGCTAGGCATGCTGGGAGCTGACGGCTTGGGGCGTCTGAAGCGTCTTGAAGAGCGTCTCATTCAGCCTCAAGGAGTCGCTGGTCCTTGTCCTCCTCCGTCCTTCCCCGGTCACCAGGAGTTCTTCAGTGACTTTCTCCAGGCGGCGAGCTG CTGTCAGCTGAACCAGCACCTGCAGGACAGCCTGtgtcagcagctcctccagcttgaCGAGGTGTCCATCCTCAGCCCCCCTGCTCCCActgcagagggggaggaggaaggggatgGAGACATGGAGCAGCAG GATGAGAAGCAGCGTTTCACCTCCGTGCTCCTCCTCGCTCGACTTCTGGCTAAGTTTCTAGGATTCATTTCTTTCCTTCCTTACCAAACATCTGAGAGACCGTCCAGAGAGATTCAAGAGACTGCGGTAGCACTGCGCAgcaag AGCGTTCCAGTGCTGGATGTGTGTGCTGTGCTGAGTAACAGTGTGAAAAGGGGGCGAACCATCCTGACGGTCCCCTGGCTCGTGGAGTTCCTCTCCATGTTGGACTCTACCGggcccctgctgctctgctaCAGGACAGCCTTAGGCACACTGCTTCTCCTGTACAG GAGAATGTTgctgagaggaagtggagaaatgTGTTACCTGAACAAACTGCTCATGCTGTCTGTGCTAGGATGGCTCTtccag ATCCCTGTGATCCCTGAGGACATCTTCTTCACCAGTGAGTTCACTGAGGTCGCTAAACTGGAGGACGGCAACACAAGCAGCACAGGACTT GACTGTATCCCCCTGGTGGATCAGCAGCTTCTCTATACATGTTGTCCGTTTCTTG GTGAGTTTCGTAAGCTCCTCGCAGCCTTCGTGTCTGGGAGCACGGCCAAGACTGGAGGAATTATCCGCAAGATCACTCCCACGTCGGCTGAGCTCAGGGATACGCCCGCTGCCAACCGGTCACATCAGAAACTACAC GTGGACCTGGAACAAGCCTTCTTCCACAACCAGCCTCCGTCTCTGCGTCGCACCGTGGAGTTTGTGGCTGAGAGAATCGGATCCAACGGCGTCAAGCACATGAA agctACGTTGGTGAATGAGttggtggagagaggagagaagatgctGAGAGACGGACTGGAGGTGCCCAACTCACATCCGTCCAAACTGAATGAATCCATCAGCGCTCAGCTGTGTGTTGCTGGATTGGAGGCGCTGCCGAGAGCCACGAG GTTTTGTTGTGAGAAGAGTCCTGAAGCCATAAGAATTCTGCTGCCGGATGAGACCTCTCCTGCT gtccTGACCACATCGGAGAACATCACCAAACGTCTTGCTACAGAAAAGGCCTGCAGCTGGCTCTCTGCTAACATCACAG CGCTCATAAGGCGAGAGTGGAAGAGCAGATATGATCGTGTGATGAAGGCTGTGGGCAGCCCGGCGGCTCCAGACCCGGGGGACGTGGTGGAGTTGGTCGCCCAGGAGCAGTCAACAACTCCCAAGAGAAAACAAGGAAGTGAGCGAGTAATCTCCTGCCCCCCCCACTGCAGCCACAGTGCCTCGCTGCCTTCGGACATCCTCATTGAGATGAAG gaGTTGTTGAGCATCGCTGTCGGCCCCAGGACTGATGGGGAGCTGCCAACAGCCTCTCAGCTGAAAACACTGCTGCACAGAGTGGGGGAGGCACTGGCCTGCAGAAAG TTTTCAACTGTGATGTCGGAGCTGATGCTTCTGAACACGACTGTCCTGCTGGCCTGCAAACTGG TGTCTGCAGAGCTGCCGGTgctgcctgtgtctgtgtgcagcggAGGGGGGGAAGTGGCCGCGGCTCCCGGTGCAGGTTCAGAGCCTCCTGTCAGATCGCTACTGGAGCAACTCGCTGAGCTGTGGGAGAGAGACTGCTGCTCCTCCGCCCCGCTCCACCTGCTCTTCAGCCCACTCACCGTCTCTGCTGTGCTGAAAGCCAACGACACGGAG TGGAACAACTACCTGTTCCTGGTCAGACAGCTGGTCGACAGAGGGATCCTGAGCGAAGTGGAGGTCATATCTCATTGGAGGAAGCTGACAAACTTGGCCCTGCCGGCG GAGCTGATAGAGAAATTTCAGCTGCAGTCTCAGAGAATTAAACTCCCCTCGCCTCTGGCTGAGTTGCCGAGTCACATGGACATGCTGCAGGTCTCGCCTCAGACTGTAGAGGGCGCTACGTGA